Below is a genomic region from Eupeodes corollae chromosome 1, idEupCoro1.1, whole genome shotgun sequence.
ATAAGGGATCAAGATCACAATGGACGAGCTAAGGTTGATATTATTGGTAAGTTAATCTGAAATATTTATCCCTAAAGGTGATGTTCATGATccttatcctttttttaataatcatagATGAACACAGCAGTAACGCAGACATAGATGAATTCTTTACTATCCTTGGATCAGGTTCACCTGATGATGTTCCAGATGAATCTATTGCCGAAGAGGATGGAGTGTTTGAAAGCTCTGATGAGAAATCGGTCACTTTGTACAAGGTTACCGATGATTCAGGTTCCGTTAAAATTGATTCAGTAGCATCGAAACCTTTGAAACAAGAATTGTTAGACACCCGTGACTGCTTTATTTTGGACACAGGATCTGGAATTTATGTTTGGGTTGGCAAGGAAGctacacagaaagaaaaaactGAAGCTATGAATAAagcaactgagtttttgaagttgaaaaagTATCCAGCTTGGACTCAGGTTCACCGTATAGTGCAGGGAGCTGAGTCAGCTCCTTTTAAGCAATACTTTGCAACGTGGAAGGACACCGGAGCAACTCACACTCGTCTTATTCGCTCTGCCATGGGCTATAGCTCCGACGATTCTGATGTTGAATTTGATGATGCTTTAGTTGAATCGTTGAAAAAGAGCGGTGGAAGAGCATTAGGCTTCATGCCAGACCAGGGCAAAGGAGAGATTGTCAGACTCATTCAGTTTGTTGAGGTCCCTGATGAAGATGAGGTTCGCCGTACAGAGGTTCCTTTGCCACTACCAGACCAACTTTTATTAGGTTTTGCTTCTTACGCCATACAATATGACTTTATTCAGCCAGATGGAAATAAATCTTCCGTCTTATACGCCTGGAGAGGTACAAAAGCTGGTTCACCGTCGTTTGATGAAGCAGTTAAAGTATGCATGCAAATCGGTGATGATCTGGATGCCGTTGTAGTCACAACTATCCAAGGACACGAACCaagacactttttaaaaatgttcaagggCGAGTTAATAACTTCCTACACTGGAGCACCAAGTGAGCCAATTTTATTCCGTGTCAGTGGAACGGATGAAACAGATGTGCGAGCCAATGAAGTTGAGGCAGATTCTTCCTCTCTAGCATCCGATGATGTTTTCGCTCTGGTCAAAATTGCTCAGAAAAAAGTTTACATTTGGGTTGGATTGGTAAGGGATTTCAAAATTGCGTATATGCAgaatttacttaaaactataaaataaattttcctttttaaacGAAGGCTGCTTCAGAGTTCGAAAAGTCTATGGCAGAGACCCGTATTGGTAAGTTTTGGCCATCATTTGAGAACGAACTTGTTCAAGAAGGTGCTGAGCCAGATGATTTTTGGGATGACTTAAATGGCGAAGGTATCTACGACCGTACCATGGGTAAAAATAGTTATCCAATTTTGGAACCTCGCCTATTCCATTGCAGAATTTTGGTTAGTGGCAGAATAAAGGTCGAAGAAGTTCCAGATTTTCAACAGGATGTAAGAAAACATAAGAAGCTGCCATAattgtttatagttttattgAATTACCTTTTTTTAGGATCTTGATGTTGACGATGTTATGCTTTTGGATGGTGGGGATGAAATTTATGTCTGGATCGGTTCAGGAACTACCGAAGAAGAGCGAAATGGAGTTTTTGATATGGCTAGGGTAAGTTAATTTATAAGCTTTACAATTAAACATCTAGTTTTTAGTACATgagcaatattttcatttagaaaTATATCAAAACGGAACCCTCTTCAAGAACTATTGAAACTGCAACTATCATTTTGATTAAACAAGGAATTGAACCAAAGTGCTTTAAGCGTATGTTCCCTGAATGGAATGATGAAGCTTGGAAGGTTGGTAATTAAAATGCGTCTGTGTTGGTCACTGGccttaaaactatttatttgttATCGTCTCGAAATACTAACATTTCTTCTTGTATgtaattaatttagtttaagcTTTTCTATAATAAATAACTGCTAACTTTCGTattagttttcaataaaaactatCTTGTCAttatcttgttttgttttaatttaattttactttcaatAAGGTGACAGGTTTCAACACTTCTATCGCATAATATAAAGTGACTTTATGATTAAAAGCTACATACACTTATACTTTATACAATATAATGTTGTCTATAGACtgtaaattaaatataacaatCAAGAAatcgtgttaaaaaaaatgcctaACACCTTTCACAGAagtaaatattgtattttttcttattcattaactatatctataataatatgGAATGCCTAACAGTAGCATGTACGTTTCTGGATCTTTGGTCCATAAAAAACAATAGACATGGTTATATGGTCgtgatttttcaagtttttttgtgtgtgtccttcatttttataaaaattataaataattcttaaattttaatattattaaaataaattcaaaattgaaaactttcccGGAAAACGTCTTTATATATACCAAAATACTTTAAGTATCAAGGATCAGCTGTACAAATACCTCGACTGcatattcaataaataaattaaagtataCAACATTCGACATAACCTCAAAATGTACACATTtcctttataaatttaataaaaatacaaaaaaattaattaaataaaatacttatccAACTATAGTTATTAACTCTCTTGAGATTAATTCAATTAGCCTCATTACGTAACTGTTGTGTATTTTCAATTAACCTCTTCGCtcatttggattttattttatattaaaagagtTTCgctacattaaaaaaattataagtatATTTGTGTGAATGTGGACAGGAAACTGAAAAATCCTCCACCTATAAAAATGCGTAGCGTagtgtattttaataaatatgcaggtggttttttgtttctctttttaaatttcgcATGTTTTCCTCCtttattatacttttttcttGGAATGTAATTATATACATTATATGTTTAATTTTACTCCAAATTTAATGTAACTGTTTtcatgaacaaaaattacaatcgTTTTTAGCTTAGACCCACCTATGATGAAGTTCTGAAGAATTTTTTGGAGACAAATATCACCGCCGAAGAGAACAGTGCTTTgtaaattaagtaatttaaaaataagcggttttgttaaattttagcaATAAGTTGATTTGAAGAATGAAATGAgacgtatttataaaaaataaatgtaataaactttaaaaaaaaaaactatgaaaatcaATTTAGTTTCACTTTTCTTTCCGGTGAAAGGTTTTAGTACGTACATTAATTATCATAACtttattcaaatacaaatatacacTCCGCTTTAACTgaatatacacaaatattttcgaaaatcctTCTTAAGTTCTTTCCAAATATTGGCCGATTTTGTGCCATTAGTTGATGCTAAAGAAGAACTGCTAGTCTTGTTTTCTACCACTTGTAAAGTGTTTTCACCATaaagaaaaagttgtttttgagaaaactgaaCTGAACGGACAATTTAATCGTAGTTTATGAGTGTTGTCAAGTACTGGatagtttaaataaacaattttagtttttttaggtaaaattcaatttctgttataaaatgttagcagtttttcaaaactaaaatcgACTTGATTATGGAAAGTTATgctttaagagttttttttagtttacgAAATGATTAAAAGTTAAGTTTCAAGTACCAACTACCGCACTTTTTTGTCTAATCcaataacaattttaacttttggatatcttcagttgactcaaaaaatattcagcTTTTCCTAGTTGAAGTGGGCGAAAGAGAAACTGGTTATCGATTTTGGATAATTCTTTCTTAAACATCTTAAGGGAGTAGTTAGCACCAACAGATGGCATAATACCCttggaaacaatttatttattttcaaaaatgtttgtgcgtattcaAAAGAGTTGTATAAAAGCTAAAGCATTTAGGCTTTAACTATATTACTTTTGCAAAGATTAAAACTTCAAAttatattacaattttgtaaaattttgcaaattataacgttcaaaactaaacaatatttaatagaaGAAGAATagaaataactttatttatatataaaattcagttttacaaataatgatTACAATTGGATTACATGTGCAGCTTCAAATTGGTTCGATGAATTTCTTGAATAATTGGACAAAACCTCCACAggccaacattaaaaaaataaatgtcactaATCAAGAATTCAAAGTTTTAATCAGGTTCTTAAAAATCCCgttaaaccaaaaccaaaacaaatttgtacgcacttttttataaggGAACTTGTGATGGTGATAACTCTTTTAAATTAAGGGtgagcaatatttttttgttatggaTATTAAATAAGAAGGTAAGTCCTTtctaaaaacatacattttttaataacttaaggTGTTAATGTAATACGATTCCAACGCGATGtactttttgtaactttttattTAGCTCAGTTAACAGTAAACTAAAGATTTAGATGGTTTGCCTTAGAGTGCCCACTAAAAAAGAGGTACTAAAATGTAAAAGAGTGTtctagcttttcaaaaaagaaaatttgtttcccgttttttttttccttttttcgagttatggtaatttaaaaaccatattttgttaattttcggcttgaaaaaaaaagggttttaacTGAtcgttttatctttttttatttgataaatggTTTGAAAGTCGAAAAAATAATCCAACATTGTCAACACAAGCCAGCCAAGAAAAAATTAATCACAGTTGGCCTTATCAAGTTGTTGATAATATTGAATTTGATCACCTCTATGACCAGATTTATTTCGTATGAAGGAAGTTAACAGAATTTCGGAAGAACAATTAGGCCCgacaaaattcaattataagAAATTATTCACCTTGGCTTGACAAATCTGAGACTGTCTTTTTAAGTTATCCTGACGAAGATTGTCCAAGTACATCACAACAACGAGGTGgttctaaaaaaagttttcaagaatGTTCTGCGCGGAGTAAACGAAGATGTGTGGCTGAAATACCGAGAACCGATGAATCAATTGCTACAGCTTTGCGTGAAACgtcatttataaaagaaaatacaatgaGTGCAACGCCTTGTGAAGTACTATCGCTGTTTGTAGAAGCAAAGCTTAAAAAGAACCAGTACTTACTTCAGAGTTTTGTCAACaccaagattaaaaaaaaatgcaatgcctagctacaaaattattaagaaggaaaaaaagaactGCTATCCTGATGCAGACAAAATTAGTGTCACCGAGATAGGTGCCGAAGTAGATTTACAGGCTTTACTTTACCAAACGGCAACAAGAATTCTTACTTCGGAAAAGACGTTTTTGTCACTCTCAACAGGGACTCATATAAAAGCCTACAGTTATAGGGGAAATGGGGGTTTAATGGAACTACAGGCCAAAGGTAGTACAAACAAAGCTTTCCACTGAAGCTTACATTAAAAAATGACAAGATGTTGTGGTTTGGAAAAATCACCAACCTGCCTCAACACGATACTGTCGGCCAAttagatttcaatttaaaaaaagaaactactgctgtatttgtttttgaagaaaaatattataccGACCAAATAAAGACCTTGCAGCTTTTAACTATAACTATTAATGATAAAGAATGGACAGTCACTAATAACTTACCTTTAACTAAGGTTGATTCAAAAGTCTGGAACGCACTTAACGAAACAACATCTTTAAAATGTTACATATAAGGAGCGACACCAAAGGAAATGAACAACAATGAATAATGCCTTCAAAAATAGGACAATGAGAACAGTTTATGTTTTGGTTTATACCCAATCCATGCTTGGATTAGTTTATTCGAGTTTTTTGATTGACAGATGTGCAACTATTTTACGGGCTTTGAATTCAAGTCATTATATCGATGCAGATAAGTTCAGGGCAATAATCGAAGCATATCCATGGTACTATATTTACCTACTTCAGTTCACAAAGTGTTATTGCATGGTGGATCCGTGATTGAGTATCATGTACTTATTTCAATAGGCGAGTTAAGTGAGGAAGCCGCTGTATCCCGAAATAAGGACATCAAAAACTACCGATTGAATCACACAAGAAAAATGTCACGAGTCGTCACTAATAAGGACCTTTTAAATAGACTTCTTTTCAGTTTGCctgaaaaaaaagtcatttttatcaaaaaaatgtacaaaaattgttaaaaatgtaatttcgatCATTTCTTAGAGTAGTTCTGTGGATTCCGATAAAAGTAcgatatcatcagcatacaataaGCCCGGAACTTTTTCTCCTGCAAAGTTAACCTCTCCATCTGTATGCTCCACTAAATCCTCAATAAATAGAGTAAATAATAGAGTACTCAACGCACATCCTTTTTTAAGAAGGCCCATTAAAGAACTGAAATCTTCGGAAAGCCATTCTCCATCCCAAACGGCTATTGAATCTTTAGCATAAAGGGCTCTTAAAATATTGATACTTTTGGAAGATATGccgaaatttaaaagttatgtaCAAAgcgtaatctttttttttgtggtaccagtttttaacttaataacttTTACTTACGAAAAAGAATCTTATATAAAGAAaacttctattttcttttctttaattttctgtattttggatgatttattaacttttttcgaTAGCTTATTTTGCCATGTACTCACTTTTTTGACACTGATTTTAAAGATATCATTACTGCAATCTATAATCTTCAGCAAAATttttagaacattttggttaactcaaaatatcttatgaaccaattatatattgtgacgtgtTATCAAgctgatataatttttaaaaaattcacataccgatttttttacaaatcaaacaaattgaaaaaaaaaatatttgtcatcccgaatattttacgaataaaaagtgatattatctccaaaataattgtatgcaacgaagaataaaattttcataatctggtaaaaattgattttcgaaccaaatatattttcaaactagtCTCATTATATAGAAAtgtcgttttcaacattcggttcAATTTTGGTTTGTATATTAAACAgtaagtttttcataaaaactgaaatctacaaaaaattgtacgcaaaaAAACTTATGTTTGATTCTCTATACCTTGTGAATAATTGAAGAGTTGAagccttaaaaatgatttaacttttaagaaatattacttaaattggtaagaaTGTGCAACTATTAATCTCCTAataaaatgttgatgttgaaatcaaactatttcatcatatgcaaaatattgttggtaatttttagttagttagttacttttagaaaaattcttacaaaaatagcTTAAAGCTGAtaagaattggttttcgactaaagtaTTAGaacaacaaagaaatatatttactttatattatttattaccaaagtattgttatgaatattgtcaaagttttaaagaagacaaatcgaaagaaagggatgggaagttaccagtgttagtcgcataccagcctctttcttaaaaattaaacataattaggtaaatatattttcatatccAATTTTTATGTTGCTACTTTTGTCTTCATCTGAttctacatatatatttatgaaagGACCAGACCCAATCTTAAacaattaaagaattaaaagattatttttctcTCTTCCTTCCCAGGgtatcaaaaaaagaagaaacagtgTTCGACAAGAGATAAAGACCATATTTTATCTAAACTTCCTTCATTGATTACCACTTGAACAAAGTTGATGTTGATTCATATCAAAAATGATTTCCATATGACGCCATAAACCACATTGAAATTATTTGAGAAATGTACCTATCCACCTAttttaattatacatttttttaattgccaTCTGTTGccacttaattaatttatagcTGCCTGAAAATATAATCATTTAGTGGTTGATTCGTATTGCTCTCTATTCTATTTCATCGCCATCATAAACCACAAAAATATTCCCAttccaacaaagaaaaaacctcACGTGTCTACACACAGCATCGAGCATGCACAGAATGGCCGATAATTTCGAAACCATTTTAGCCACCTCGCCACCGCGACGATAATaacaaaaccaaagaaaattTATGAGTGGGTAAATATTGCCACATTCTCGGTTTGTCATTCCGGACTGACCCCATCTCTAGCACCACATCCACACCCACACCAACCTCCTATCATCCCACATTACAGCCGACTACGATGACAAATACATAAAACAATTTACCAGagagttgaaaaaaaagtatcagAATCAAAAACAGAGTCCTTGGACCACTTTACAATAAGGGTGTTGGAAATGTTAATAGTGATAACATAAACAAccccaaaaagaaaaagaagaaaaagaactaTCATCACGCCATATTTTTGCATTGAAATAGTAATAGCTGTTTCTAGACACTCGACACTCGCGCCAGCCAAATTTTGCCACAAAAAGCACAATTTAAAGGCTTTAAAATGCAATTAACACCAAACATTTCTATTCACAGCCACAGTTTTACATATGCTTCCCACGAGATGGAGATGGGtacgaaattttattttggtttacgTTGGCAAAGTGCTACAATTTCTTCACTTGGCGGGAATGCATTAAAAGATGACGATGTCATGGGAGTTCTTCGATGCATTTACGGGTCGGTTAGTTTTGTATATTTGTCAGCCTGCTAACAGATAGTTGGAATGTGTTGTGGTACTAAAAACtataattaatttacaaaagaaattttcaccaacttcATCTCGGTCGTATCTTCATATCTCTATATTTGAATGTACATAACATTCAATAAAGACAATCATGGAAAGTGGTGCACATATAAGactggtcgacaaggttttcttactgGCATTAAATTGCACTTTTTCATTGGATTTTGGTATCCTGTATTGAGATTCGACCTCATTATCCAGTTGAAATAATTACATTATTTCATATAACAttcgaaaaaacttcaaaagttgcTAGATTTCACTTGTCTTacataaatcttaaagaaacgttaacaatttttgttaaattggttttcaacagGTTCTTAGaaagttttatatttagaaTACTATTTCGcgtctattaattttttgaaatttattaaaaactatgaaaataactatggaaatgattatttttgaaactgaagaaagtttttaaaactatagtTTGCATTTGAAATTAGCACTGAAAATTAAGTCGAAAGCGTGCTTTCCAAAACTATTTaagtatcaaattcaagtttttctcgaaacttcatataaattcaaataatgaatcaaaactaatgaaaatttctaaaaattaagtaatatactaaaatgatttcaatAGTATCTAAATAAGAAAGTAATTTAGAGTTTTAACTTAggcttaaaaacattgatatggcttaaaaattttgattttaaaatctgatgacaaggaaatcaatattaaattaaggaaattaattaaagttgcaGTTAATTAAtgagtttatatattttactttgtttaaaaaaattcgaaggcactttctttttattttcgagataaatatgtatttgcaatttatttatt
It encodes:
- the LOC129938685 gene encoding gelsolin isoform X2, which produces MHPAFANSGKEAGLEIWRVEEFEPVPYPKNKYGKFYEGDSYIILNTKQSKSKSLSWDVHFWLGSQTSADEAGAAAILTVQLDDILNGAPVQHREVQDHESQLFLSYFKDGVRYEQGGIGSGFKNVQINAEGEKRLFQVKGKRNVRVRQVNLSVSSMNKGDCFILDAGSKIFVYVGMQAKRVEKLKAISAANQIRDQDHNGRAKVDIIDEHSSNADIDEFFTILGSGSPDDVPDESIAEEDGVFESSDEKSVTLYKVTDDSGSVKIDSVASKPLKQELLDTRDCFILDTGSGIYVWVGKEATQKEKTEAMNKATEFLKLKKYPAWTQVHRIVQGAESAPFKQYFATWKDTGATHTRLIRSAMGYSSDDSDVEFDDALVESLKKSGGRALGFMPDQGKGEIVRLIQFVEVPDEDEVRRTEVPLPLPDQLLLGFASYAIQYDFIQPDGNKSSVLYAWRGTKAGSPSFDEAVKVCMQIGDDLDAVVVTTIQGHEPRHFLKMFKGELITSYTGAPSEPILFRVSGTDETDVRANEVEADSSSLASDDVFALVKIAQKKVYIWVGLAASEFEKSMAETRIGKFWPSFENELVQEGAEPDDFWDDLNGEGIYDRTMGKNSYPILEPRLFHCRILVSGRIKVEEVPDFQQDDLDVDDVMLLDGGDEIYVWIGSGTTEEERNGVFDMARKYIKTEPSSRTIETATIILIKQGIEPKCFKRMFPEWNDEAWKLRPTYDEVLKNFLETNITAEENSAL
- the LOC129938685 gene encoding gelsolin isoform X1, which encodes MNPRRKMAWNGFPVSVAVRFSIVLAGVLLATVCSAGTVTNRPAGAVQTGSISPSIIQDKATSQRRIMHPAFANSGKEAGLEIWRVEEFEPVPYPKNKYGKFYEGDSYIILNTKQSKSKSLSWDVHFWLGSQTSADEAGAAAILTVQLDDILNGAPVQHREVQDHESQLFLSYFKDGVRYEQGGIGSGFKNVQINAEGEKRLFQVKGKRNVRVRQVNLSVSSMNKGDCFILDAGSKIFVYVGMQAKRVEKLKAISAANQIRDQDHNGRAKVDIIDEHSSNADIDEFFTILGSGSPDDVPDESIAEEDGVFESSDEKSVTLYKVTDDSGSVKIDSVASKPLKQELLDTRDCFILDTGSGIYVWVGKEATQKEKTEAMNKATEFLKLKKYPAWTQVHRIVQGAESAPFKQYFATWKDTGATHTRLIRSAMGYSSDDSDVEFDDALVESLKKSGGRALGFMPDQGKGEIVRLIQFVEVPDEDEVRRTEVPLPLPDQLLLGFASYAIQYDFIQPDGNKSSVLYAWRGTKAGSPSFDEAVKVCMQIGDDLDAVVVTTIQGHEPRHFLKMFKGELITSYTGAPSEPILFRVSGTDETDVRANEVEADSSSLASDDVFALVKIAQKKVYIWVGLAASEFEKSMAETRIGKFWPSFENELVQEGAEPDDFWDDLNGEGIYDRTMGKNSYPILEPRLFHCRILVSGRIKVEEVPDFQQDDLDVDDVMLLDGGDEIYVWIGSGTTEEERNGVFDMARKYIKTEPSSRTIETATIILIKQGIEPKCFKRMFPEWNDEAWKLRPTYDEVLKNFLETNITAEENSAL